The window TAACTATGTCTTTAGTAAATTGTTTATTTTTAAACCTAAAAAAAATTAGTATCTAGACTTATTAAGAAAGAGGCAAAAAAATGGTAAAAGAATTAATCTCAATTGTTGTTCCTTGTTATAATGAGGAAGAATCCATTCCATTATTCTATCAGGCTTTGGAAAAAGAACGGATGAATCTAGTTGATGCGGATATTGAATATATTTTTGTAAATGATGGTTCTAAAGATAAAACATTAACTGTTTTACGTGAGTTGGCCAAATCAGATAATCAACGTGTAAAGTTTATTTCCTTTTCTAGAAATTTTGGTAAGGAAGCCGGACTTTACGCAGGATTGCAGCAAGCAACTGGTGATTATGTAGCAGTTATGGATGTTGATTTACAAGACCCACCTGAAATGTTGCCTGAAATGCTGACAACTATTCGCGAAGAAGATTATGACTGTGTTGGAACTAGACGTGTCAGTCGAGATGGTGAGCCACCGATTCGTTCGTTCTTCGCTCGACAATTTTATCGAATCATTAATAATATTTCTGAGACAGAGATTGTAGATGGTGCTAGAGATTACCGATTAATGACGCGTCAAATGGTTGATGCTATATTATCAATGGGTGAGTACAATCGTTTTTCTAAAGGAATTTTTAGTTGGGTTGGTTTTGATACTAAGTATCTAGAATATAAAAATCAAGAACGTGTAGCAGGTGAAACATCTTGGTCCTTCTGGAGTTTATTTAAATACTCATTGGATGGAATTGTTGCTTTTTCTGAAATGCCGTTAGCATTTGCATCCTTTATAGGTTTCTTTTCATTTGCGATTGCAATGATAGCGATGCTTGTTATTGTAATCCGAACATTGATTTTAAATGATCCAACATCTGGTTGGCCTTCATTAGTTTGTTTTATTCTAGCCATAGGTGGTTTGCAATTATTTTGTTTAGGTATTCTTGGGAAATATCTTGGAAAAACGTATCTGGAAACTAAAAAACGTCCAATCTACATTGTAAAGGAAACTGAAAAAGATAAAAAATGATTAAAAACACTAAAGAAGTCTTAACTATTATTAGCATTTATGTGTATAATAGTGAGAGCTTTAGTGTTTTATTTTTTTATGTAATAGATAAAATAAACGATAATACAAATAATGCTCGTTTATTTAGCAAAGCAGGAGGATTTATGAAACCAAAATTAAAAAAAGTATACTTTAAAAAACCTAAGCCTCAAGAATTAAAGGTTGAAAAAAATTTGATTTCAACTAAAATAGACGCATGTTTATTCATAGTTCTTTTGGTTTTATCAGCATTAGTGAATACGATGATTTTACAATTATTTCAAAATAATTTAGATTGGAGTTTGGTCTGGAAATTTATTTTTGAATGGCATACAGAAATTTTTCTATTGAGTAGCAGTGTCATTTTAGTGATTACTTTATGGCTATATAGTTTAATTGGTAATCGTTATATTGTTGTTGCTTTGACTTTTTTAACGAGCTTAGGCATAGGAATGGCTACTTGGCAAAAAATGTTGAATCGCAGTGAGCCACTGTATCCTTCTGAATTAAATATGGTGAAAGAGCTACCATTTTTAATTAGTATGATTGATGTGAAGTTTATCGTGTTATTTATTGTTGGTGGAACTTTATTAGGGATAGCTGTCTGGTTAGTAACTCACTATCATAGCAAATTCATTACAGCTCCTAACCGTAAAAAAAGTTATTTATTACGTGGAATTCTTTTTGTCCTTACCAGCTTTCTACTAATTTACATTGGCAATTTTAATCAAAGTGGAAACTATTTGAAAAAGGCATACGATCCATATGCTTATTGGATTCCTTATAGTCAGCAGATGAATTATTATAACAATGGCTTTATTGGTGGGTTTTTATATAATTTAAAAGTTGAAGCAATGGAACA is drawn from Carnobacterium gallinarum DSM 4847 and contains these coding sequences:
- a CDS encoding glycosyltransferase family 2 protein, which translates into the protein MVKELISIVVPCYNEEESIPLFYQALEKERMNLVDADIEYIFVNDGSKDKTLTVLRELAKSDNQRVKFISFSRNFGKEAGLYAGLQQATGDYVAVMDVDLQDPPEMLPEMLTTIREEDYDCVGTRRVSRDGEPPIRSFFARQFYRIINNISETEIVDGARDYRLMTRQMVDAILSMGEYNRFSKGIFSWVGFDTKYLEYKNQERVAGETSWSFWSLFKYSLDGIVAFSEMPLAFASFIGFFSFAIAMIAMLVIVIRTLILNDPTSGWPSLVCFILAIGGLQLFCLGILGKYLGKTYLETKKRPIYIVKETEKDKK